A single Notoacmeibacter ruber DNA region contains:
- a CDS encoding metal ABC transporter permease — translation MSIFDPFAYEYMRNAILLAALTGAVCAFLSAFVMLKGWSLIGDALSHSIVPGVAGAYMLGLPFAAGAFLSGGLAAATILAVSRRSRLKEDAIMGIIFTAFFGAGLFMVSRNPVAVDLEAIVLGNILAIAPADALQLLIISVVTMAILLLKWKDLAAAFFDPDHARNVGINPDRMRVLFFTLLAASTVAALQTVGAFLVIAMIVTPGATAYLLTDRFGRLIALAVLIGTATCFFGAWASWFLNGATGGVIVVLQTLTFLAAFIFAPRHGLIAARRRGRSRRRPNLPVTSETDAKPEQAVEARP, via the coding sequence ATGAGTATTTTCGATCCCTTCGCTTACGAATACATGCGCAACGCCATCCTTTTGGCGGCGCTGACGGGCGCGGTCTGCGCCTTTCTTTCCGCTTTCGTTATGCTGAAAGGCTGGTCGCTGATCGGAGACGCGCTCTCCCATTCTATCGTCCCCGGTGTGGCAGGCGCCTACATGCTAGGCCTTCCCTTCGCTGCCGGAGCTTTTCTCTCCGGCGGACTGGCCGCAGCCACCATTCTGGCGGTCAGCAGGCGCAGCCGCCTGAAGGAAGATGCCATTATGGGCATCATCTTCACCGCCTTTTTCGGAGCCGGCCTTTTCATGGTCTCGCGCAATCCGGTGGCCGTCGATCTGGAGGCCATCGTTCTGGGCAACATCCTCGCAATCGCGCCTGCCGACGCGCTCCAGCTTCTGATCATTTCCGTCGTCACGATGGCGATTCTGCTCTTGAAGTGGAAAGATCTCGCCGCTGCTTTCTTCGATCCGGACCACGCCCGCAATGTGGGCATCAATCCGGATCGGATGCGTGTTCTGTTTTTTACGCTTCTGGCAGCCTCCACCGTCGCGGCGCTGCAGACGGTGGGCGCCTTCCTGGTCATCGCAATGATCGTGACACCGGGCGCGACCGCCTATCTTCTGACGGATCGTTTCGGCCGCCTCATCGCGCTGGCCGTTCTCATCGGCACCGCGACGTGCTTTTTCGGTGCGTGGGCGAGCTGGTTTCTGAATGGCGCGACAGGTGGCGTGATCGTCGTTCTGCAAACGCTGACCTTCCTCGCCGCCTTCATCTTCGCTCCGAGGCACGGCCTCATCGCGGCGAGGCGCAGGGGTCGTAGCAGAAGGCGGCCGAACCTGCCCGTCACCTCCGAGACCGACGCCAAGCCCGAACAGGCTGTGGAGGCGCGGCCATGA
- a CDS encoding glycine zipper domain-containing protein: MFKKTAIVLASVGALGLASGCTTTEQTTTAGAVGGAALGTAIGGNVEGAALGALAGGAAGFIVGKSTERNNYCVYEDSRGQRYEAKCPNGY; encoded by the coding sequence ATGTTTAAAAAAACCGCGATTGTTCTCGCATCCGTTGGCGCTCTTGGCCTGGCATCTGGCTGCACCACGACTGAACAGACCACCACGGCAGGCGCTGTCGGTGGCGCAGCTCTCGGCACCGCCATCGGCGGCAATGTCGAAGGCGCGGCACTTGGCGCACTGGCAGGCGGCGCGGCTGGCTTCATTGTCGGCAAGTCGACGGAACGCAACAATTACTGCGTTTATGAAGATTCCCGCGGCCAGCGCTATGAAGCGAAGTGCCCGAACGGATATTGA
- a CDS encoding metal ABC transporter substrate-binding protein encodes MALPLRASALAAALLFLSACSDSGREDRSDALASEGETRPTVVTTFSIVADLARNVAGEEAEIISIVPIGADVHTFQPTPPAIASIQSADLVLWNGLNLEIWFERFLEGLDAPSALVTEGIEPISIAVEGADVPNPHAWMSLSNARIYIRNIRDALIVIDPDSEAVYRSNAQSYLQEIEELDAPLRERFATLPEKRRILATSEGAFSYLARDFGLREFYIWPMNADAQGTPGQMRKMIADMRRSGAPAVFSESTVSDKPARQVARETGAAYGGILYVDSLSEPDGPVPTYLDLMKVTTGTIEKALTQ; translated from the coding sequence ATGGCCCTGCCCCTCAGAGCTTCTGCATTGGCAGCGGCTCTTCTTTTTCTGTCTGCCTGCTCCGATAGCGGTCGGGAGGACAGATCGGATGCTCTCGCATCGGAGGGTGAGACGAGACCAACGGTCGTGACGACCTTCAGCATCGTTGCCGATCTGGCGCGCAATGTCGCGGGCGAGGAGGCGGAGATCATCTCCATCGTCCCCATAGGAGCCGACGTGCATACCTTTCAGCCCACGCCGCCGGCGATCGCGTCGATCCAGTCGGCCGATCTGGTTCTGTGGAATGGCCTCAATCTGGAAATCTGGTTCGAGCGTTTTCTCGAAGGGCTGGATGCGCCATCCGCTCTGGTCACTGAAGGAATCGAGCCCATTTCGATCGCCGTGGAAGGCGCTGACGTTCCCAATCCTCACGCGTGGATGAGCTTGTCGAATGCCCGGATTTACATTCGAAACATCCGCGACGCGCTGATCGTCATCGATCCGGACAGCGAAGCCGTTTATCGCAGTAATGCTCAATCCTATCTTCAGGAGATCGAAGAGCTTGATGCGCCCCTACGCGAGCGGTTCGCCACCCTCCCCGAAAAACGACGCATACTCGCGACGTCGGAAGGCGCCTTCTCCTATCTCGCCCGCGACTTCGGGTTGCGAGAATTTTATATCTGGCCGATGAATGCCGATGCGCAGGGCACGCCCGGGCAGATGCGGAAAATGATTGCCGACATGCGCCGAAGCGGCGCCCCGGCAGTGTTCTCGGAGAGCACCGTCTCCGACAAGCCGGCAAGGCAGGTCGCGCGCGAGACGGGCGCCGCCTATGGCGGCATTCTTTACGTCGACAGCCTCTCGGAACCCGATGGCCCGGTGCCGACCTATCTCGATCTGATGAAGGTGACGACCGGCACGATCGAAAAGGCACTCACCCAATGA
- a CDS encoding manganese/iron ABC transporter ATP-binding protein: MSENGKSATLHKSDDGLVIDDITVTYRNGHTALRDASCVMPRGTISALVGINGAGKSTLFKAIMGFVPLAKGSVSVFDGTVKEARRQNRISYVPQAEEVDWTFPILVRDVVMMGRYGYMGWLRRPGRDDRQKVADALARVDMQDYADRQIGELSGGQKKRVFLARALAQEADLVLLDEPFTGVDIGTEERIIGLLRELREEGCVVLVSTHDLGSVPEYCDRTVLIRGTVLASGPTSEVFNPTNLKEAFGGSLRHFVLAGTDLHEDEDERHLTVITDEERPFVLYGDERQPHKASEDGITAEDKERPPQ, translated from the coding sequence ATGAGTGAGAACGGCAAGAGCGCAACGCTGCACAAGAGCGACGACGGCTTGGTCATCGACGATATCACCGTCACCTATCGAAACGGTCATACGGCCTTGCGCGATGCAAGCTGCGTCATGCCGCGAGGCACGATCTCGGCTCTTGTCGGCATTAATGGCGCGGGCAAATCGACCCTCTTCAAGGCCATTATGGGGTTCGTACCTCTGGCGAAAGGGTCGGTCAGCGTCTTCGATGGAACGGTCAAGGAGGCCCGGCGTCAGAACCGTATTTCCTATGTCCCCCAGGCCGAAGAGGTCGACTGGACCTTCCCCATTCTCGTGCGCGATGTCGTGATGATGGGTCGCTACGGTTATATGGGCTGGCTCCGCCGTCCCGGACGCGACGATCGGCAGAAAGTTGCCGACGCCCTCGCGCGGGTCGACATGCAGGATTATGCGGACAGGCAAATCGGTGAACTGTCCGGGGGCCAGAAGAAACGGGTCTTTCTTGCGCGGGCTCTGGCGCAGGAAGCGGATCTCGTTCTTCTCGACGAACCTTTCACAGGCGTCGATATCGGCACGGAAGAACGCATTATAGGCCTGCTCCGCGAATTGCGCGAAGAAGGCTGCGTGGTTCTGGTTTCGACGCACGATCTGGGGTCCGTGCCCGAATATTGCGACCGGACCGTCCTCATTCGCGGCACCGTCCTTGCGAGCGGGCCGACGTCGGAGGTCTTCAACCCGACCAATCTGAAGGAGGCCTTCGGCGGATCGCTTCGCCATTTCGTCCTGGCTGGCACCGACCTGCATGAGGACGAAGACGAGCGCCACCTCACCGTCATCACGGATGAAGAGCGGCCCTTCGTTCTCTACGGGGACGAGCGTCAGCCCCACAAAGCCAGCGAGGATGGGATCACGGCCGAGGACAAGGAACGTCCTCCGCAATGA
- a CDS encoding metal ABC transporter permease: MFLTGLTEPFSYAFMQKAILTTLVVAVPMALLSCILVLRGWSLMGDAISHAVLPGVVLAWLAGLPLAFGAFCAAMVTALSAGYLQANSRIKPDTALGVIFAGMFGLGVVLFVAFPSGLHLTHILFGDMLGIRAADLWQAVVIGVLATAFLLLFRRDLELITFDEQHARAIGVPTRLMDTALLAAISILVVAALQAVGIILAVAFLITPGATAFLLVRSFSTMMILSAAMATFATLGGIWASYWLSASPAACIVLVMTAAFAAAFAREVLAEMTTARREKALSR, translated from the coding sequence ATGTTTCTGACCGGCCTGACGGAACCGTTTTCTTATGCCTTCATGCAGAAGGCGATTTTGACGACGCTTGTGGTCGCGGTTCCGATGGCCCTCCTGTCCTGTATACTGGTTCTGCGCGGCTGGTCGCTCATGGGCGATGCTATCAGCCACGCGGTTCTGCCTGGCGTCGTGCTGGCTTGGCTGGCGGGCCTTCCGCTCGCATTCGGCGCATTCTGTGCGGCAATGGTCACGGCGCTGTCAGCAGGCTATCTGCAGGCCAATTCCCGCATCAAACCGGATACCGCGTTGGGCGTGATCTTCGCCGGCATGTTCGGGCTGGGCGTGGTCCTGTTCGTCGCCTTTCCGTCCGGGCTTCACCTCACCCATATCCTCTTCGGGGACATGCTCGGCATCCGCGCCGCGGACCTTTGGCAGGCGGTCGTCATCGGCGTTCTCGCGACAGCGTTTCTGCTGCTCTTTCGCCGGGATCTGGAGCTTATCACCTTTGACGAGCAGCATGCCCGAGCGATCGGCGTGCCGACACGTCTGATGGATACCGCACTCCTCGCCGCCATCTCCATCCTGGTCGTCGCCGCACTCCAGGCGGTCGGCATCATATTGGCCGTCGCTTTTTTAATTACACCCGGAGCGACAGCCTTTCTTCTGGTCCGCAGCTTTTCGACGATGATGATCCTGAGCGCTGCTATGGCGACGTTCGCAACGCTGGGAGGTATCTGGGCGAGCTATTGGCTTTCCGCCAGTCCCGCCGCCTGCATCGTCCTTGTCATGACGGCGGCCTTTGCCGCAGCTTTCGCGCGTGAAGTGCTGGCTGAAATGACGACGGCGCGGCGCGAAAAAGCACTATCGCGTTAA